The genomic region TACACCCTTATATCCTTGTATTTTTGCTCTATATGCACTTACAGATGCTCTTCTGTCTTTAAATGATCCAGAAGGATTAGTAGCTTCATCTTTTACAAAAATCCTTGCACCTTTTCCTTTTGGTGATATTTTTTTAATCAATTTATTTATATTTTTTAATTCAACTAAAGGTGTATTTCCAACACCAGTTTCAAGTTGTATTTTTCTTATTTCATCTATGGTATATCCTGCATCTTTCATCATTTCTTCATAATCAAAAGCTATCCCTTCAACTTCATATTTGGTATAATCAACGCCTACAGATTTCTTCATTATTTCATTTTTTCTTGACATTACCGCATCATAACTCATATCTCTCATTCTTGATCACCTTCGATCATTTCCCTTAATTGTTTTCCAACTTGAAGCAATTCAATTACAGGTTTTCCAAAATTATGCTTATATTCTGGATATATTTCTTCTAATTTCCCTTCCACTTCTCTTCCTACTGGAGTTTCTATTTTTACAGTATCACCTATTTTTGCTTCATCATTTAATAGAAATCCTTTTATACGAATTTCCAGAGGAACACGTCTAGTGTCCTCTGGAAGATTACTTGCTCTTTGTTCTGGATTTAATCCTATAAAATATATTTGAACCCAATCGCCTTTTTTTGCAATCATTTCATCATCTCCTATACAGTTAAATCTCCTATTAATGCTCTTGGAACTGGTAAATCTGCCATTGATAATAACCCTGACTCTGCTTCTATTACTGAAGGAATCATATTTGTTGCAACAGCGATTGTTCCTTTTCCGCCTGGAATTTCTGGTTTAATAGATAAATTTAAATTAGGATCTCCTATAATTTCTATATAATCTCCTGTATCTACATTTTCCAATTCAGGTCTTACTTGTTGTGGATGTTTTAATTCAATAACCAATTTTCCATTCATATATGCTCTTGCTATGTGATTACATCCAGCAACCATTCCTGGTTCAACTCTTACATATTTTGTTTCTCTTAAAACATTTGAAACTATTGGCTCTCTGGTTTGCTCAATTTTATCAATATTCCATCCTAAAGCATCAGCAATCATATAAATAGATTGTTCAAATCCAATGTGTCCAACAATTTTTCCTGATTTTAATCCTTCTTCAAATTCTTCTACTGTTGTTCCTACACCTTGTGTTTCCATAACTGTAGGTCCAAATGGAGATAAGTCATTAATTCTTGCAGCTTTTATCTGTTCTACGTTCAATGCTGCTCCTGATAATGCTAAAATCAATGTATCCAATACAAAACCCGGATTAATCCCTGTTCCTAAAATCGAAACCCCATATCTTCTTGCAATGCTATCCATTTCTTCCGCTTCATCTGGATGAGTATAGAAAGGATAAGACATTTCTTCTGCAATCGTTATAACGTTAATATGTTTTTTTACGGCTGTAATAATTTGTTCTTTTACAACTTCAACGAATGAATTTGTTGCGATTACTACTAAATCTGGATTAGTTTCATCTAACATTCTTTCTGGTGAATCATAAACCTTTAAGCCGATTTCCCCTATTTCTAATAATTCTCCAACATCTTTTCCAACATATCTTGTATCATGAACTCCAACTAATTCTAATTCATACTTGGATAAAATATTTCTTGCTATGCCACTACCCATTGCGCCAAAACCCCATAATGCTACTCTATACATAGTAACGCCTCCTTTAAAGAATATTAATTTTATTGTGATTTTGCTAACAAAAAAGTTTTGTTTTTTTCATTTTTCAGTATGAAAAATGTAAATATCTACATATTAATTTTATGAAATTTTTTTCATATAGTCAAATACGCATACTCAAACATACTCATACATAAACGAGCATACTCAATATTATTGTATCTATACGGATATAATCCATAATTTTAGCCAAATTTAAAGAAAAATAATAGGTGATGCAAAGCATCACCTATTTAGCTTCATCAACTTTTATTAATAATAATGCACCAACAATAAATAATATAGCTACACTTAAAACGCCAAATCTTGAATTTTTAGTAATTTGAGAAAAGAAACCTACTAAAAATGGACCTATTATAGCTGCAAATTTTCCAAAAATATTATAAAATCCAAAAAATTCAGCAGATTTGTTTTTTGGAATTAATT from Marinitoga aeolica harbors:
- the ortA gene encoding 2-amino-4-oxopentanoate thiolase subunit OrtA codes for the protein MIAKKGDWVQIYFIGLNPEQRASNLPEDTRRVPLEIRIKGFLLNDEAKIGDTVKIETPVGREVEGKLEEIYPEYKHNFGKPVIELLQVGKQLREMIEGDQE
- the ord gene encoding 2,4-diaminopentanoate dehydrogenase, with amino-acid sequence MYRVALWGFGAMGSGIARNILSKYELELVGVHDTRYVGKDVGELLEIGEIGLKVYDSPERMLDETNPDLVVIATNSFVEVVKEQIITAVKKHINVITIAEEMSYPFYTHPDEAEEMDSIARRYGVSILGTGINPGFVLDTLILALSGAALNVEQIKAARINDLSPFGPTVMETQGVGTTVEEFEEGLKSGKIVGHIGFEQSIYMIADALGWNIDKIEQTREPIVSNVLRETKYVRVEPGMVAGCNHIARAYMNGKLVIELKHPQQVRPELENVDTGDYIEIIGDPNLNLSIKPEIPGGKGTIAVATNMIPSVIEAESGLLSMADLPVPRALIGDLTV